A single genomic interval of Microbacterium hydrocarbonoxydans harbors:
- a CDS encoding FGGY-family carbohydrate kinase produces the protein MRCTLGVDIGTSSSKGVLVDATGAIVASATRAHRVSRPRTGWVEMDADVWWEEFTQLSRELLAAAPEAQVAGVGVSGMGPCILLADADDRPVREAILYGVDTRAGDQIERLTAELGEDEIVRVGGSSLTSQAGGPKIVWIADEEPTAWSRAERLFMPASWLVRRLTGAYVLDHQSASQVSPLYDIDREAWHDEWWQRYAPTIAQPELRWAGDIAGAVTADAAAATGIPIGTPVITGTIDAWAEAVSVGAHGTGDLMLMYGTTMFLVATGSETLRSPSMWTTAGAFAGTRNLAGGLSTSGALTAWLADLTGADYGQLLAEAVESGAGARGLLMLPYFAGERTPIQDPNARGVIAGLTLAHTRGDLYRAALEATALGVRHNVETMRAAGADIRRIVAVGGGTQGALWLQVVSDVTGLVQQVPETTLGASYGAAFLAAKATAEHGDAPAIEDWNPVARTITPDPGARARYDALFDRYLRLYDATATVSHELAADQRGAAA, from the coding sequence ATGCGCTGCACCCTCGGGGTGGACATCGGCACATCCAGCAGCAAGGGCGTGCTCGTCGACGCGACCGGCGCGATCGTCGCCTCGGCGACGAGAGCGCACCGGGTCAGCCGTCCGCGCACCGGCTGGGTGGAGATGGATGCCGACGTCTGGTGGGAGGAGTTCACGCAGCTCTCCCGCGAGCTCCTCGCCGCTGCCCCGGAGGCGCAGGTCGCCGGCGTCGGCGTGAGCGGGATGGGGCCGTGCATCCTGCTCGCGGATGCCGACGATCGACCCGTCCGCGAGGCGATCCTGTACGGGGTCGACACTCGCGCCGGCGACCAGATCGAGCGCCTGACCGCCGAGCTCGGCGAGGACGAGATCGTCAGGGTGGGAGGCTCCTCGCTCACCTCTCAGGCGGGTGGCCCGAAGATCGTCTGGATCGCCGACGAGGAGCCGACGGCCTGGTCGCGCGCCGAACGGCTGTTCATGCCGGCTTCGTGGCTCGTGCGTCGACTCACGGGCGCGTACGTGCTCGACCACCAGTCCGCGAGCCAGGTCTCACCGCTCTACGACATCGACCGCGAAGCCTGGCACGACGAGTGGTGGCAGCGCTACGCGCCGACGATCGCCCAGCCGGAGCTGCGCTGGGCGGGCGACATCGCCGGAGCCGTCACCGCGGACGCGGCGGCAGCCACCGGCATACCCATCGGCACCCCGGTCATCACGGGCACGATCGACGCCTGGGCCGAGGCGGTGAGCGTCGGCGCGCACGGAACCGGTGACCTCATGCTGATGTACGGCACGACGATGTTCCTCGTCGCCACGGGCTCCGAGACGCTGCGCAGCCCCTCGATGTGGACGACGGCCGGCGCCTTCGCCGGCACCCGCAATCTGGCGGGAGGTCTGTCGACCTCGGGTGCCCTCACGGCATGGCTCGCCGATCTGACCGGCGCCGACTACGGGCAGCTTCTCGCCGAGGCGGTCGAGTCCGGCGCGGGTGCGCGCGGACTGCTGATGCTGCCGTACTTCGCGGGCGAGCGCACGCCCATCCAGGACCCGAATGCTCGGGGCGTCATCGCCGGACTCACCCTCGCGCACACCAGAGGTGACCTGTATCGGGCGGCCCTCGAGGCCACGGCGCTCGGCGTGCGGCACAACGTCGAGACGATGCGCGCGGCCGGAGCCGACATCCGTCGCATCGTCGCGGTGGGGGGCGGCACCCAGGGCGCACTCTGGCTGCAGGTGGTCTCGGACGTCACGGGGCTCGTGCAGCAGGTGCCGGAGACGACCTTGGGGGCGAGCTACGGCGCCGCGTTCCTCGCCGCGAAGGCGACCGCCGAGCACGGCGACGCACCGGCGATCGAGGACTGGAACCCCGTCGCCCGGACGATCACGCCCGACCCGGGGGCGCGCGCCCGCTACGACGCACTGTTCGACCGCTACCTGCGCCTGTACGACGCCACCGCGACGGTGTCGCATGAGCTCGCCGCCGACCAGAGAGGAGCTGCCGCATGA